The Leadbettera azotonutricia ZAS-9 genome has a window encoding:
- a CDS encoding RluA family pseudouridine synthase — translation MKDLSILFENKDCLVINKPAGLAVQGGEGIKTSLDSLLAENYDPRPLLVHRLDRDTSGVILVAKNKEAAARFSSYFAERSQGSQIRKLYLGICSKTPQPSSGVIRLPLEIKGKTKESETRYRLVSENPGIPCSLLELELGSGRMHQIRRHLAQINCPILGDDKYGDFGLNKTLHKSIGLKRLLLHASRLIIPEEGIDITAPLPEYFAPFSLTLAGVFSHDT, via the coding sequence TTGAAAGACCTTTCAATATTATTCGAAAACAAAGATTGCCTCGTCATAAACAAGCCTGCGGGCCTTGCGGTCCAGGGCGGGGAGGGCATCAAAACCTCCCTGGATTCCCTGCTGGCGGAAAATTACGATCCCCGCCCCCTCCTTGTTCATCGTCTGGACAGGGATACTTCCGGGGTAATATTGGTGGCAAAGAACAAGGAAGCAGCCGCCCGCTTTTCTTCATATTTTGCCGAAAGGAGTCAAGGTTCACAAATTCGCAAGCTCTATCTTGGGATCTGCTCAAAAACGCCTCAGCCTTCTTCAGGCGTCATACGCCTCCCCCTGGAGATCAAAGGAAAAACCAAAGAATCCGAAACCCGTTACCGCCTGGTTTCAGAAAACCCCGGCATTCCCTGTTCCTTGCTGGAGCTTGAACTGGGTTCAGGCCGCATGCACCAGATACGCCGCCACCTTGCCCAAATAAACTGCCCCATACTGGGGGACGACAAATACGGCGACTTTGGGCTAAACAAAACCCTGCACAAATCCATCGGCCTGAAGCGCCTTCTTCTCCATGCTTCGAGGCTTATCATTCCTGAGGAGGGCATAGATATAACCGCGCCCCTGCCCGAATACTTCGCCCCCT